In Citrobacter sp. RHB25-C09, the following proteins share a genomic window:
- a CDS encoding glycoside hydrolase family 1 protein, which translates to MRYRFPENFWWGSACSALQTEGDSLNGGKSQTTWDVWFDRQPGRFHQGVGPANTSTFYQHWKQDIALLKQLKHNSFRTSLSWSRLIPDGTGEVNPEAVAFYNNVIDELLAQGITPFITLFHFDMPMVMQEKGGWENREVVEAFGRYAQTCFELFGNRVKHWFTFNEPIVPVEGGYLYDFHYPNVVDFKRAATVAYHTVLAHSTAVRAYRAGRYDGEIGVVLNLTPSYPRSQHPADVKAAHHADLLFNRSFLDPVLKGEYPADLVALLKEYDQLPPCQPEDAQLIADGKIDLLGINYYQPRRVKCRDTAVNPDAPFMPEWLFDYYEMPGRKMNPYRGWEIYEPGIYDIITNLRDNYGNPRCFISENGMGVENEQRFIQEGQVNDSYRIEFVSEHLKWLHKGISEGCNCLGYHMWTFIDNWSWLNGYKNRYGFVQLDLDTQKRTVKKSGEWFANTAANNGFD; encoded by the coding sequence ATGAGATACCGTTTTCCTGAAAACTTCTGGTGGGGCAGTGCCTGCTCAGCGCTGCAAACCGAAGGGGATAGCCTGAACGGCGGCAAAAGCCAGACCACGTGGGATGTGTGGTTCGACCGCCAGCCAGGTCGTTTCCATCAGGGGGTTGGCCCGGCGAACACCTCAACCTTTTATCAGCACTGGAAACAGGATATCGCGCTGCTGAAGCAGTTGAAACATAACAGCTTCCGCACCTCTTTAAGCTGGTCGCGCCTGATTCCTGACGGCACAGGTGAGGTAAATCCCGAAGCAGTGGCGTTCTATAACAATGTTATCGATGAGCTGCTGGCGCAGGGCATCACGCCGTTTATTACCCTGTTCCACTTCGACATGCCGATGGTGATGCAGGAGAAGGGCGGCTGGGAAAACCGTGAAGTCGTGGAGGCATTTGGCCGCTACGCACAGACGTGTTTCGAGTTGTTCGGCAATCGCGTTAAGCACTGGTTCACCTTCAACGAGCCAATTGTTCCTGTTGAAGGCGGCTATCTGTATGACTTCCACTATCCAAACGTGGTGGATTTCAAGCGTGCGGCCACCGTAGCGTACCACACCGTGCTGGCGCACTCGACGGCGGTACGGGCGTATCGCGCCGGACGCTACGACGGTGAAATCGGCGTGGTATTAAACCTGACGCCTTCGTATCCGCGCTCGCAGCATCCGGCGGATGTGAAAGCCGCGCATCACGCGGACCTGCTGTTTAACCGCAGCTTCCTCGATCCGGTGCTGAAAGGGGAATATCCGGCTGATCTGGTGGCATTGCTGAAAGAGTACGATCAGCTTCCCCCCTGCCAGCCCGAAGACGCGCAGCTGATCGCTGACGGTAAAATCGACCTGCTGGGAATTAACTATTACCAGCCGCGTCGGGTGAAGTGTCGCGACACGGCGGTTAACCCGGACGCACCGTTTATGCCGGAGTGGCTGTTTGATTACTATGAAATGCCGGGACGTAAAATGAACCCCTACCGCGGCTGGGAAATTTATGAGCCGGGTATTTACGATATTATTACCAACCTTCGGGATAATTACGGTAACCCACGCTGCTTTATTTCTGAAAACGGCATGGGCGTAGAAAACGAACAGCGATTTATACAGGAAGGTCAGGTTAACGATAGCTACCGAATTGAGTTTGTCAGCGAACATCTTAAATGGTTGCACAAGGGAATAAGCGAAGGCTGTAATTGTCTTGGTTACCATATGTGGACCTTTATTGATAACTGGTCATGGCTCAACGGCTATAAAAACCGCTACGGTTTTGTGCAATTAGATTTAGACACGCAAAAACGTACGGTGAAAAAGAGCGGCGAATGGTTTGCTAATACCGCCGCAAATAATGGTTTCGATTAA
- the nlpA gene encoding lipoprotein NlpA yields MKLTISHLRAGVAVLLAGLLLAGCDQQSNDAKHIKVGVINGAEQDVAEVAKKVAKEKYGLEVELVGFSGSLLPNDATNHGELDANVFQHRPFLEQDNKAHNYKLVTVGNTFVFPMAGYSKKIKTVDQLQDGATVAIPNDPTNLGRALLLLQKEKLITLKEGKGLLPTALDITDNPRHLKIMELEGAQLPRVLDDPKVDVAIISTTYIQQTGLSPVHDSVFIEDKNSPYVNILVAREDNKDAENVKAFLQSYQSPEVAKAAEKIFNGGAVPGW; encoded by the coding sequence GTGAAATTGACGATATCTCATTTACGGGCAGGGGTTGCGGTGCTGTTGGCGGGGTTGTTATTAGCGGGATGCGATCAGCAGAGCAACGATGCAAAGCACATCAAGGTCGGCGTGATTAATGGTGCAGAACAGGATGTCGCTGAAGTTGCTAAAAAGGTCGCGAAAGAGAAATACGGGCTGGAGGTGGAACTGGTCGGTTTTAGCGGCTCGCTGTTACCGAATGATGCCACCAATCACGGTGAACTGGATGCCAACGTTTTCCAGCATCGTCCTTTTCTTGAACAGGATAACAAAGCGCACAACTATAAGCTGGTGACGGTCGGTAATACGTTTGTGTTCCCGATGGCGGGCTATTCGAAAAAAATAAAAACGGTCGACCAACTGCAAGACGGTGCCACGGTGGCGATTCCTAACGATCCGACTAACCTTGGTCGCGCACTTCTGCTGTTACAAAAAGAGAAACTCATTACCCTGAAAGAGGGCAAAGGTCTGCTGCCAACCGCGTTGGATATTACCGACAACCCACGACATTTAAAGATTATGGAACTGGAAGGCGCTCAACTGCCGCGTGTGCTGGACGATCCGAAAGTGGATGTGGCGATTATCAGCACAACCTATATCCAGCAAACCGGGCTCTCCCCAGTTCACGATAGCGTCTTTATCGAAGATAAAAATTCGCCGTATGTGAATATTCTGGTGGCGCGCGAAGACAATAAAGATGCGGAAAACGTAAAAGCGTTTTTGCAATCCTATCAGTCGCCGGAAGTGGCAAAAGCGGCGGAAAAAATCTTTAACGGCGGCGCGGTTCCCGGCTGGTAA
- a CDS encoding DUF1198 family protein, with protein sequence MIWIMLATLVVVFVVGFRVLTSGSRRAIRRLSERLHIDVVPVESMIDQMGKAQGEAFLQYLHRPDESHLQNAAQVLLIWQIVIVDGSEQNLSQWHRLLQKARLATPVTDAQVRMALGFLREMEPDMQDINAFQMRYNAFFQPEGTVHWLH encoded by the coding sequence ATGATTTGGATAATGCTGGCTACGTTAGTCGTGGTGTTTGTTGTCGGTTTTCGGGTGCTGACGTCGGGTTCCCGGCGGGCGATTCGCCGCCTGAGCGAGCGTCTGCATATTGATGTCGTGCCGGTAGAATCGATGATCGATCAGATGGGGAAAGCACAGGGCGAGGCGTTTTTGCAGTATCTTCATCGTCCCGATGAATCCCACCTGCAAAACGCGGCGCAGGTGCTGCTGATCTGGCAAATCGTCATCGTCGATGGTAGCGAGCAGAACCTGAGCCAGTGGCATCGGTTGCTGCAAAAAGCGCGGCTGGCAACGCCGGTGACCGATGCTCAGGTGCGCATGGCGCTCGGCTTTCTGCGCGAGATGGAGCCGGATATGCAGGATATCAATGCATTTCAGATGCGCTATAACGCGTTTTTTCAGCCGGAAGGAACGGTCCACTGGCTGCATTGA
- a CDS encoding GNAT family N-acetyltransferase has product MQLHIADTVTEEDQTALLTGLRAYNLQFLKTTNFGDLAVYWRDDRNEIQGGLIGKIKGEWLCIEFLWMHESLRKGGYGTKLMQAAEQTARERGCHRALVDTMSFQALPFYQKNGYQLELTLNDFPEKGAARHYLSKVF; this is encoded by the coding sequence ATGCAGCTTCATATTGCGGACACGGTGACAGAAGAGGATCAAACTGCGCTACTCACCGGCTTACGTGCTTATAATCTTCAGTTTTTAAAAACCACGAACTTCGGCGATCTGGCAGTTTACTGGCGTGACGATCGCAATGAAATACAAGGTGGTTTGATCGGCAAAATCAAGGGCGAGTGGTTGTGTATTGAGTTTTTATGGATGCACGAGTCCTTACGTAAAGGCGGTTACGGCACGAAGCTAATGCAGGCGGCGGAACAGACGGCGCGCGAACGAGGTTGCCATCGTGCGCTGGTTGATACCATGAGTTTTCAGGCGCTGCCGTTTTACCAGAAAAACGGTTATCAACTGGAATTGACGCTAAACGATTTCCCGGAAAAAGGCGCTGCCAGACACTATTTATCGAAAGTATTTTGA
- a CDS encoding LacI family DNA-binding transcriptional regulator: protein MSTINDVSRLAGVSKATVSRVLSGSRGVKEASRQAVLKAVDELNYRPNVIAQSLLSQTTGCIGVICAQDNINQTTGYLYALEKHLSQHSKHLLLRFANTKAEVMSALDELSCGLCDDVLIIGARFPLNITQENVILVDCLAVGDDVNSIQFDHTFATETACNYLISQNRRQIALIHPEGMGFAEQVLLGYKHALEKNFLPFNRNLVFMEATSSSVALQELLNNASTLNFNALLVADEQQAQRVIPQLQAFNKSVPEDIMVFSLAGSLHLPGVPTIPAIEYSMDAMAARIVAWLNEKTQNMLGSYVLRGDLIIPDVRPR from the coding sequence ATGTCTACAATCAACGATGTATCGCGTTTGGCTGGCGTGTCGAAAGCCACCGTGTCGCGCGTGTTGAGCGGATCGCGTGGGGTGAAGGAAGCCAGCCGTCAGGCCGTATTGAAAGCGGTGGATGAACTTAACTACCGTCCAAATGTGATTGCCCAGTCGCTGCTTAGCCAGACCACCGGTTGTATCGGGGTGATCTGTGCGCAGGACAACATCAACCAGACCACGGGTTATCTTTATGCGCTGGAAAAACATCTGAGCCAGCATTCCAAGCATCTGCTGCTTCGTTTTGCCAATACCAAAGCGGAGGTCATGAGCGCCCTTGATGAACTGAGCTGTGGGTTATGTGACGATGTGCTGATTATCGGCGCGCGATTCCCGCTGAACATCACTCAGGAAAACGTCATTCTGGTGGATTGTCTGGCCGTGGGTGATGACGTTAACAGCATTCAGTTTGACCATACCTTTGCAACCGAAACCGCCTGTAACTATCTGATCAGTCAGAATCGTCGGCAAATTGCGCTTATCCACCCTGAAGGGATGGGCTTCGCTGAACAGGTGCTGCTCGGGTACAAACATGCGCTGGAGAAAAATTTCCTGCCGTTTAATCGCAACCTGGTGTTTATGGAAGCGACTTCTTCCTCGGTGGCATTACAGGAATTGCTGAATAACGCATCGACGCTGAATTTCAATGCGCTGCTGGTGGCGGACGAACAGCAGGCACAGCGCGTGATCCCGCAATTACAGGCGTTTAATAAGTCAGTACCGGAAGACATCATGGTCTTTAGTCTGGCAGGGTCACTGCATTTGCCGGGCGTGCCGACCATTCCGGCCATCGAATACTCCATGGATGCGATGGCGGCGCGAATTGTGGCCTGGCTGAACGAAAAAACGCAGAATATGCTGGGATCGTATGTTTTACGTGGCGACTTAATTATTCCCGACGTCCGTCCGCGTTAA
- a CDS encoding carbohydrate porin — protein sequence MNMKKLPVVMAVMAALCPISVLAQEFTQEQIDAIVAKAVDKALAERQAKMDAAVAQKSDVINEPQSAAQSPDMAIPFGVKFSGYARYGAQFQAGDQKYVGVDGSYNGASAIGRLGNEGNGGEFQLSKAFKSDNGAIWDVNVMIDHWGDEVNLKKAYAGVTNVLESNPNAYIWAGRDFHQRPQQGINDYFWMNHDGQGAGVKNFDIGGVQFDVATVAAVESCSPEVMEDEANPSRITCTGGSGTGDKGNYALTSKIHNMKLGPLDFEIYANYGFDSKAIDTDERMNAWQGAFVLSHTNDSGVNKVIARYSDNSDNSVYNKTDDLTAIYASFEGSHKFTQQAQVEYLLAFHDYDNSTDQSENRKNYGAIVRPMYFWNDVHSTWLEAGYQRVDYDDGGDNSGWKLTLSQNMSIAMGPEFRPMLRFYVTGGKVDNDRTARVNGTDDETLDDFNVGAMWEAWF from the coding sequence ATGAACATGAAAAAACTTCCAGTAGTCATGGCAGTCATGGCCGCGCTTTGCCCAATTTCTGTACTTGCACAGGAATTTACTCAGGAACAAATCGACGCCATTGTCGCTAAAGCCGTTGATAAAGCGCTGGCGGAACGTCAGGCAAAAATGGACGCTGCGGTGGCGCAAAAGTCTGATGTCATTAACGAACCGCAAAGCGCAGCGCAGTCCCCGGATATGGCCATTCCGTTTGGCGTGAAGTTTAGCGGCTATGCCCGCTACGGCGCGCAATTCCAGGCCGGCGATCAGAAATACGTTGGCGTTGATGGCTCCTACAACGGCGCGTCCGCAATCGGCCGTCTGGGTAACGAAGGCAACGGCGGTGAGTTCCAGCTTTCTAAAGCGTTCAAGAGCGACAACGGCGCTATCTGGGACGTGAACGTGATGATCGACCACTGGGGCGACGAGGTGAACCTCAAGAAAGCTTACGCGGGCGTGACGAACGTGCTGGAATCTAATCCGAACGCTTACATCTGGGCGGGTCGTGACTTCCACCAGCGTCCGCAACAGGGCATCAACGATTACTTCTGGATGAACCACGATGGCCAGGGTGCCGGGGTGAAGAACTTCGACATCGGCGGCGTGCAGTTTGACGTCGCCACCGTAGCTGCCGTGGAGTCGTGTAGCCCGGAAGTGATGGAAGATGAAGCGAACCCATCACGTATCACCTGTACCGGCGGTTCCGGAACCGGTGATAAAGGCAACTACGCGTTAACCTCTAAAATCCACAACATGAAGCTCGGTCCGTTGGATTTTGAAATCTATGCTAACTACGGCTTTGATTCGAAAGCTATCGATACCGACGAGCGGATGAACGCCTGGCAGGGCGCGTTTGTGCTGAGTCACACCAATGACAGCGGCGTGAATAAAGTGATCGCCCGTTATTCTGATAACTCCGACAACAGCGTCTACAACAAAACCGACGATCTGACCGCGATTTACGCCAGCTTCGAAGGTAGCCACAAGTTCACGCAGCAGGCGCAGGTGGAATATCTGTTGGCGTTCCACGACTACGACAACAGTACCGATCAGAGCGAAAACCGCAAAAACTACGGCGCGATCGTACGTCCAATGTACTTCTGGAACGACGTTCACTCCACGTGGCTGGAAGCGGGTTATCAGCGCGTTGACTATGACGACGGCGGCGATAACAGCGGCTGGAAGCTGACGCTGTCGCAGAACATGTCAATTGCGATGGGGCCGGAGTTCCGTCCGATGCTGCGCTTCTACGTGACCGGCGGTAAGGTAGATAACGACCGCACTGCGCGCGTGAACGGTACCGATGACGAAACGCTGGACGATTTCAACGTCGGCGCGATGTGGGAAGCGTGGTTCTAA
- a CDS encoding PTS sugar transporter subunit IIC, giving the protein MSSLYQSMVAVIEQSITPLAGKLGQQKYVIAIRDGFTAALPFMIIGSFMLVFIFPPFSAETTNSFARGWLDFSATYREQLMLPFNLSMGVMTFFISVGIGASLGRQFNLDPIMSGLLAFMAFLLVAAPYADGKISTQYLSGQGIFTALITAIYSTRVYAWLKQHNVTIRLPKEVPTGVARSFEILIPVLVVIATLHPLNLFIEAQTGMILPQAIMHLLAPLVSASDSLPAILLSVLMCQIFWFAGIHGSLIVTGIMNPFWMANLSANQAALAAGAALPHVYLQGFWDHYLLIGGVGSTLPLAFLLLRSRVTHLRTIGKMGIVPSFFNINEPILFGAPIIMNPMLFIPFVFVPMINAVLAYTATRLGWLEQVVSLTPWTTPAPIGASWAANWAFSPVVMCLICMVMSALIYLPFLRAYERSLMKTEEQKAQDAVSVANAARSNS; this is encoded by the coding sequence ATGAGTTCGTTATATCAGTCAATGGTTGCTGTCATAGAACAATCCATCACTCCTCTTGCCGGTAAACTGGGCCAGCAAAAATACGTGATTGCTATTCGTGACGGTTTTACTGCGGCCCTGCCGTTTATGATCATCGGCTCGTTTATGCTGGTGTTTATTTTTCCACCGTTTTCAGCAGAAACTACCAACAGCTTTGCCCGTGGCTGGCTCGATTTCTCCGCCACGTATCGTGAACAGTTGATGCTGCCGTTTAACCTCAGCATGGGGGTTATGACGTTCTTCATCTCCGTCGGCATTGGTGCAAGCCTGGGCCGTCAATTCAACCTCGACCCAATCATGTCCGGCCTGCTGGCGTTTATGGCCTTTTTACTGGTCGCCGCCCCGTATGCTGACGGTAAAATCTCTACCCAGTATCTTTCTGGTCAGGGGATCTTTACCGCGCTGATTACCGCCATTTATTCTACCCGCGTCTATGCATGGCTGAAGCAGCATAACGTGACAATTCGCCTGCCGAAGGAAGTCCCGACCGGCGTTGCCCGTTCGTTCGAAATTCTGATTCCGGTTCTGGTGGTCATCGCCACCCTGCATCCGCTGAACTTGTTTATTGAAGCGCAAACCGGGATGATTCTGCCGCAGGCGATTATGCACCTGCTGGCACCGCTGGTTTCCGCTTCGGATTCTCTGCCTGCCATCCTGCTTTCCGTTCTGATGTGCCAAATCTTCTGGTTCGCCGGGATCCACGGCTCGCTGATTGTCACCGGCATTATGAACCCGTTCTGGATGGCGAACCTCTCCGCTAACCAGGCCGCTCTGGCTGCCGGTGCTGCGCTGCCGCACGTTTATCTGCAAGGCTTCTGGGATCACTACCTGCTGATTGGCGGCGTAGGTTCGACCTTACCGCTGGCTTTCCTGCTGTTGCGCAGTCGCGTAACGCACCTGCGGACTATCGGTAAAATGGGAATTGTGCCTAGTTTCTTCAACATCAATGAGCCTATTCTGTTCGGTGCGCCGATCATCATGAACCCGATGCTGTTTATCCCGTTCGTCTTTGTTCCGATGATCAACGCCGTCCTGGCCTACACCGCGACCCGCCTGGGCTGGCTGGAACAGGTAGTCTCACTAACGCCGTGGACCACTCCAGCGCCAATTGGTGCCTCGTGGGCGGCAAACTGGGCCTTCAGCCCGGTAGTCATGTGTCTCATCTGTATGGTGATGTCGGCGCTGATTTACCTTCCGTTCCTGCGCGCTTACGAACGTTCTCTGATGAAAACAGAAGAACAAAAAGCGCAGGATGCTGTCTCCGTGGCGAACGCAGCCCGTAGCAACTCATAA
- a CDS encoding YicS family protein: protein MKAAVYLFTALFLTLPGIALGDSPYGALQSVHEKNVVLKDLRKICTPQGSPSDEAWEKTIMANEDNQQHLREAIVAMERNNQTNYWEALGKVECPDM from the coding sequence ATGAAAGCCGCCGTTTATCTTTTCACTGCCCTCTTTTTGACGCTACCCGGTATAGCGCTGGGCGATTCTCCTTATGGCGCTCTACAATCCGTACACGAAAAAAACGTCGTACTCAAGGATCTCCGAAAAATTTGCACGCCGCAGGGTTCACCGTCCGATGAGGCCTGGGAAAAAACGATCATGGCGAATGAGGATAATCAGCAGCATCTTCGCGAAGCGATTGTCGCAATGGAGAGGAATAATCAGACGAACTATTGGGAAGCGCTTGGCAAGGTGGAATGCCCGGATATGTAG
- a CDS encoding carboxylate/amino acid/amine transporter, producing the protein MSSSRRGMLNVLIAAVLWGSSGVCAQYIMEQSQMSSPFLTMIRLIFAGLILLMLSFVHGDKIFSLFKNRKDALSLLIFSVVGALTVQLTFLLTIEKSNAATATVLQFLSPTIIVAWFSLVRKARPGTLVLTAILTSLVGTFLLVTHGDPTSLSISPAALFWGIASAFAAAFYTTYPSALIARYGTLPIVGWSMLIGGLILLPFYAGQGTNFVVNGSLILAFFYLVVIGTSLTFSLYLKGAQMIGGPKASILSCAEPLSSALLSLLLLGITFTLPDWLGTLLILSSVVLISMDSRRRTGAV; encoded by the coding sequence ATGAGTTCCAGCAGAAGAGGGATGCTAAACGTTCTGATTGCCGCCGTGCTGTGGGGGAGTTCTGGCGTTTGTGCGCAGTACATTATGGAACAAAGTCAGATGTCTTCGCCGTTTCTGACGATGATACGTTTGATATTCGCTGGTCTGATCCTGTTAATGCTCTCTTTTGTCCATGGCGACAAAATCTTTTCCCTGTTTAAAAACCGTAAAGACGCGCTGAGTCTGCTGATTTTCTCGGTGGTTGGCGCACTGACCGTACAGCTAACCTTTCTGCTCACCATAGAAAAATCCAACGCGGCAACCGCCACGGTGCTACAGTTTTTGTCGCCAACGATTATCGTCGCCTGGTTTTCGCTGGTAAGAAAAGCGCGTCCTGGCACGCTGGTGCTGACCGCCATCCTCACCTCGCTCGTCGGCACGTTCTTACTGGTGACTCACGGCGACCCGACCTCGCTGTCAATCTCTCCCGCCGCGCTGTTCTGGGGAATTGCCTCAGCGTTCGCCGCCGCGTTTTACACCACCTATCCTTCAGCGCTGATTGCTCGCTATGGCACCTTACCGATTGTCGGCTGGAGTATGCTGATTGGCGGGCTGATTTTATTGCCCTTTTACGCAGGACAAGGGACGAACTTTGTGGTGAATGGTAGCCTGATACTGGCGTTTTTCTACCTGGTGGTGATTGGTACCTCATTGACGTTCAGTCTGTACCTGAAAGGCGCACAGATGATTGGTGGCCCGAAAGCGAGCATTCTGAGCTGCGCCGAGCCGCTGAGCAGCGCGCTGCTCTCGCTACTGCTGTTAGGCATTACGTTCACGCTCCCGGACTGGCTTGGCACGCTGCTGATCTTGTCTTCTGTGGTGCTGATATCAATGGATTCCCGCCGCCGCACCGGTGCGGTTTAA
- the nepI gene encoding purine ribonucleoside efflux pump NepI codes for MSECIEEKARADVVARPNWSAVFAVAFCVACLITVEFLPVSLLTPMAQDLGISEGVAGQSVTVTAFVAMFASLFITQIIQATDRRYVVILFSVLLTLSCLLVSFANSFALLLVGRACLGLALGGFWAMSASLTMRLVPPRTVPKALSVIFGAVSIALVIAAPLSSFLGGIIGWRNVFNAAAVMGVLCTVWVLNSLPSLPGEPSHQKQNMFSLLNRPGVMAGMIAIFMSFAGQFAFFTYIRPVYMNLAGFDVDGLTLVLLSFGIASFVGTSLSSFVLKRSVRLALAGAPLVLAICALVLMLWGDNKIVAASIAVIWGLAFALVPVGWSTWITRSLADQAEKAGSVQVAVIQLANTCGAAVGGYALDNLGLLTPLMLSGSLMLLTALLVAAKVRIKGMQ; via the coding sequence ATGAGTGAATGTATCGAAGAAAAAGCCCGCGCTGACGTTGTCGCCCGTCCGAACTGGTCGGCGGTATTTGCCGTGGCGTTCTGTGTGGCGTGCCTGATTACCGTTGAGTTTTTACCCGTTAGCCTGCTGACGCCAATGGCGCAGGACCTTGGGATTTCTGAGGGCGTGGCCGGGCAGTCGGTAACCGTTACAGCCTTTGTCGCCATGTTCGCCAGCCTGTTCATTACGCAAATCATTCAGGCGACCGATCGCCGCTACGTAGTGATTTTGTTCTCCGTGCTGCTGACTCTCTCCTGCCTGTTGGTTTCCTTTGCCAATTCGTTTGCACTGCTGCTGGTGGGACGAGCCTGCCTTGGCCTTGCGCTGGGCGGATTCTGGGCGATGTCGGCCTCGCTGACGATGCGTCTGGTGCCGCCTCGCACGGTGCCGAAAGCGCTGTCGGTCATATTTGGCGCAGTCTCTATCGCGCTGGTGATTGCCGCGCCGCTGAGCAGTTTTTTAGGTGGGATTATCGGCTGGCGCAACGTCTTTAACGCGGCGGCGGTAATGGGCGTGCTGTGTACCGTCTGGGTCCTTAACTCGCTTCCGTCCCTGCCTGGTGAACCTTCTCACCAGAAGCAAAACATGTTCAGCCTGCTCAATCGTCCTGGCGTGATGGCGGGGATGATCGCCATCTTTATGTCCTTCGCTGGTCAGTTTGCCTTCTTCACTTACATCCGCCCGGTATATATGAATCTGGCTGGGTTTGATGTGGATGGCCTGACGCTGGTGCTGTTGAGTTTCGGTATTGCCAGCTTTGTCGGCACGTCGCTGTCGTCTTTTGTTCTCAAACGTTCCGTCAGGCTGGCGCTGGCCGGTGCGCCGTTAGTGCTGGCAATATGCGCGTTGGTGCTGATGCTGTGGGGCGACAATAAGATTGTCGCGGCGAGTATTGCGGTTATCTGGGGGCTGGCGTTTGCGCTGGTGCCGGTGGGTTGGTCGACGTGGATCACCCGATCGCTTGCCGATCAGGCAGAAAAGGCTGGATCCGTCCAGGTCGCCGTGATCCAGCTTGCCAATACCTGTGGGGCCGCAGTGGGAGGTTATGCACTCGATAACCTTGGCCTGCTGACACCCCTGATGCTCTCCGGCAGCCTGATGCTGCTGACAGCGCTTCTGGTGGCAGCGAAAGTTCGCATAAAGGGTATGCAATGA
- a CDS encoding PTS sugar transporter subunit IIB → MFRIMLCCSAGMSTSLLVRKMVEEAEKRGLPVEINAFGVSEFDIQFPNYQVVLLGPQVKYMLNTLSEKAATQGIPVKAIDMLDYGMQRGDKVLDYALSLIEAAH, encoded by the coding sequence ATGTTCAGGATTATGTTGTGCTGCTCTGCAGGGATGTCCACCAGTCTGTTGGTGCGGAAAATGGTCGAAGAAGCGGAAAAACGAGGCCTGCCCGTTGAGATAAATGCCTTTGGCGTTTCCGAATTTGACATTCAGTTTCCAAATTACCAGGTGGTGCTGCTTGGCCCACAGGTAAAATACATGCTTAACACGCTCTCAGAAAAGGCTGCCACCCAGGGCATTCCCGTCAAAGCCATCGATATGCTGGATTACGGAATGCAACGCGGTGACAAAGTGCTGGATTATGCTCTGTCGCTCATTGAAGCGGCGCACTAA
- a CDS encoding PTS lactose/cellobiose transporter subunit IIA, with protein MIALEEAVMEIIVNAGQSRSLCFEALHAARAGNIDEAKSLLREADGYARQAHHMQTKLIEQDAGEARQPMTLIMVHAQDHLMTSLLARELSEEIIHLYQR; from the coding sequence ATGATTGCATTAGAAGAAGCAGTAATGGAGATCATCGTCAATGCCGGGCAGTCCCGTAGCCTGTGCTTTGAGGCGCTGCACGCCGCGCGCGCCGGTAATATTGACGAGGCGAAAAGCCTGCTTCGTGAAGCTGACGGTTATGCCCGTCAGGCTCACCACATGCAAACCAAATTGATCGAACAGGATGCCGGGGAAGCCCGGCAGCCCATGACGTTAATTATGGTGCATGCGCAGGATCATTTAATGACATCGCTGCTAGCTCGCGAACTGTCGGAAGAAATTATTCATCTTTACCAACGTTAA
- a CDS encoding anti-virulence regulator CigR family protein: MGKRRGLTAMLAAVVSLSLFAAPVMANPGNGNGNGNGNGNGGGQDNSSGNHGNKGNQGNHGQKGNSGQKNNASSDHRKNYGKPDHVDSDISFATARHLAVNYGLTGYDSLPPGIAKNLARGKPLPPGIAKKTVPASMLGQLPYYPGYEWKIVGDDLVLIALSTAVVTAIINGVFD, translated from the coding sequence ATGGGTAAGCGTCGTGGCTTAACGGCTATGCTGGCTGCTGTTGTTTCACTCTCCCTGTTTGCTGCGCCTGTTATGGCTAACCCTGGGAATGGCAATGGCAATGGCAATGGCAATGGCAACGGTGGCGGTCAGGACAACAGCAGTGGCAATCATGGAAACAAGGGTAATCAGGGAAATCACGGGCAGAAAGGAAACTCAGGGCAAAAGAATAATGCCTCTTCCGATCACCGTAAAAATTACGGTAAACCCGATCACGTTGATTCTGATATTAGCTTTGCGACCGCTCGCCATCTGGCGGTGAACTATGGCCTGACGGGTTATGACTCCTTGCCGCCGGGGATTGCAAAAAACCTGGCGCGAGGAAAACCTCTGCCTCCGGGGATTGCGAAAAAAACGGTTCCCGCATCAATGCTGGGACAGCTTCCTTACTATCCGGGCTATGAATGGAAAATTGTTGGGGATGATTTAGTACTGATTGCCTTGAGCACCGCAGTGGTTACGGCGATTATTAACGGCGTGTTTGATTAA